In Fundulus heteroclitus isolate FHET01 unplaced genomic scaffold, MU-UCD_Fhet_4.1 scaffold_37, whole genome shotgun sequence, the following are encoded in one genomic region:
- the LOC118560037 gene encoding F-box/WD repeat-containing protein 4-like, with product MLLTQLPEDVLYHILSHLDHRSLSRLCQVCKSMHGFVNRDAVWRKIAQGCLNSGITRNGTDIYPNIPLKERVRTAQNWYKGVCKRWILLRWKTKLLPWLQLDEDVLYLSQAAKIGAYPLHHDSRRLQRNPVEIFSGHKGDVCRFVLTDSHLISGGR from the exons ATGCTGCTCACCCAGCTCCCGGAGGATGTGCTCTACCACATCTTGTCTCATTTGGATCACAGATCTCTCAGTCGACTTTGTCAAGTTTGTAAAAGTATGCATGGTTTTGTAAACAGGGACGCTGTCTGGAGGAAGATTGCACAGGGCTGTTTAAACAGCGGGATCACCCGGAACGGGACGGACAT ATATCCTAATATCCCGCTGAAGGAGAGAGTGAGGACAGCTCAGAACTGGTACAAGGGAGTTTGCAAAAGGTGGATTCTTCTCAGATGGAAAACAAA GCTGTTGCCATGGCTACAGTTAGATGAAGATGTGCTGTACTTGTCTCAGGCTGCTAAAATTGGAGCATACCCTCTGCACCATGACTCCAGGAGACTCCAGCGAAACCCAGTGGAAATCTTTTCGGGCCACAAGGGCGATGTCTGTCGCTTTGTCCTCACAGACTCTCACTTGATCAGTGGCGGAAGGTAG